A part of Miscanthus floridulus cultivar M001 chromosome 6, ASM1932011v1, whole genome shotgun sequence genomic DNA contains:
- the LOC136457904 gene encoding squalene monooxygenase SE1-like has translation MPIAEAFRSSLSKSRLVPSPFSLSPTRLRLPPPRSTTNARLCRHPKKPLTQGSKRAAHLKTPENGTTRTHCGMAAAAAGAGAGLQLIGAAAATLLAAALVAAVLWRRRGPRPHAALVEGKPAPESGCGTGAAGDDGTDVIIVGAGVAGSALAYTLGKDGRQVHVIERDLTEPDRIVGELLQPGGYLKLIELGLEDCVKEIDAQCVLGYALFKDGRNTKLAYPLEKFHSDVAGRSFHNGRFIQRMRQKAVSLPNVQLEQGTVTSLLEENGTVKGVQYKTKSGEELKAYAPLTIVCDGCFSNLRRALCSPKVDVPSCFVGLVLENCQLPHPNHGHVILANPSPILFYPISSTEVRCLVDVPGQKVPSISSGEMANYLKNVVAAQIPPEIYDSFIAAIDKGSIRTMPNRSMPAAPHPTPGALLMGDAFNMRHPLTGGGMTVALSDIVVLRNLLKPLRNLHDASCLCKYLESFYTLRKPVASTINTLAGALYKVFSASPDQARNEMRQACFDYLSLGGVFSNGPIALLSGLNPRPLSLVAHFFAVAIYGVGRLMLPLPSPKRMWIGARLISGACGIILPIIKAEGVRQMFFPASVPAYYRAPPA, from the exons ATGCCGATTGCCGAGGCCTTCAGATCCAGTCTCTCAAAGAGTCGCCTCGTCCCATcgcctttctctctctccccgacTCGCCTTCGCCTACCCCCGCCGCGCTCCACCACAAACGCTCGCCTTTGTCGCCACCCAAAGAAGCCTCTCACGCAAGGCAGCAAACGCGCCGCGCACCTGAAGACCCCAGAGAACGGCACGACGCGGACCCATTGCGGCATGGCTGCtgcggccgccggcgccggcgcggggcTCCAGCTCATTGGCGCCGCCGCGGCCACGCTCCTCGCGGCGGCCCTTGTCGCGGCCGTGCTGTGGCGCCGCCGCGGGCCCCGGCCCCACGCGGCTCTGGTGGAAGGGAAACCCGCGCCGGAGTCAGGCTGCGGCACAGGTGCCGCCGGCGACGACGGGACGGACGTCATCATCGTCGGCGCCGGGGTGGCTGGATCTGCGCTGGCATATACGCTCGGAAAG GATGGCCGTCAGGTGCATGTCATTGAGAGAGATCTGACCGAACCTGACAGAATTGTGGGTGAACTGTTGCAACCTGGGGGTTATCTGAAATTAATTGAGCTTGGCCTTGAAG ATTGTGTGAAAGAAATTGATGCCCAATGCGTCCTTGGCTACGCATTATTCAAAGATGGAAGGAACACAAAGCTTGCTTATCCCTTGGAGAAGTTCCATTCTGATGTTGCTGGTAGGAGCTTTCACAATGGGAGGTTTATACAGAGGATGCGTCAAAAAGCCGTGTCTTTGCCCAA TGTCCAATTAGAGCAAGGAACTGTTACATCACTTCTTGAAGAAAATGGTACTGTTAAGGGTGTTCAATACAAAACCAAGTCAGGCGAAGAACTAAAGGCTTATGCCCCCTTGACGATTGTATGTGATGGCTGCTTTTCAAATCTACGACGTGCACTTTGCTCTCCAAAG GTTGATGTTCCATCATGTTTTGTTGGGCTGGTATTGGAGAATTGCCAACTTCCACATCCAAACCATGGCCATGTTATCTTGGCCAATCCTTCTCCAATCCTATTTTACCCAATTAGCAGCACAGAGGTGCGCTGTTTGGTTGATGTCCCTGGTCAGAAGGTGCCTTCCATATCTAGTGGTGAAATGGCAAATTATCTCAAAAATGTTGTTGCAGC TCAGATTCCTCCAGAAATCTACGACTCTTTCATAGCAGCCATTGATAAGGGAAGCATAAGAACAATGCCAAATAGGAGCATGCCAGCGGCTCCACACCCAACCCCTGGTGCACTTTTGATGGGGGATGCATTCAATATGAGGCACCCTTTAACTGGTGGAGGAATGACTGTTGCATTATCTGACATCGTTGTCCTACGTAATCTCCTCAAGCCTCTCCGCAATCTTCATGACGCGTCTTGCCTGTGCAAGTACCTTGAATCATTCTATACATTGCGGAAG CCAGTTGCTTCCACAATAAACACATTGGCCGGTGCTCTGTACAAGGTCTTTAGTGCCTCACCTGATCAAGCTAGGAATGAGATGCGCCAAGCTTGCTTCGATTACTTGAGCCTTGGAGGTGTCTTCTCAAATGGGCCTATTGCTCTACTCTCAGGTCTTAATCCTCGACCATTGAGTTTAGTTGCACACTTCTTTGCTGTTGCTATCTATGGTGTTGGCCGCCTGATGCTCCCGCTTCCTTCACCTAAACGAATGTGGATCGGAGCCAGACTGATTTCT GGTGCATGTGGCATCATCCTCCCTATCATCAAAGCTGAAGGTGTGAGACAAATGTTCTTCCCTGCTTCTGTACCCGCGTACTACCGGGCGCCACCAGCATGA